The Kitasatospora setae KM-6054 genome contains a region encoding:
- a CDS encoding molybdenum cofactor biosynthesis protein MoaE, whose amino-acid sequence MSENHDPIRLLAVRETPLSLDEVHAAVGDDAAGGTTLFVGTVRDHDGGKPVAALEYSAHPTAARELRRVAEQVCADFPVRALAAVHRTGRLEIGDVAVIVAVSCAHRGEAFAASRRLIDDLKHQVPIWKHQVFTDGEEEWVGAGSC is encoded by the coding sequence ATGTCCGAGAACCACGACCCGATCCGCCTGCTCGCCGTCCGCGAGACCCCGCTCTCGCTGGACGAGGTGCACGCCGCGGTCGGCGACGACGCGGCCGGCGGCACCACCCTGTTCGTCGGGACGGTGCGCGACCACGACGGCGGCAAGCCGGTCGCCGCGCTGGAGTACAGCGCCCACCCGACCGCGGCGCGCGAGCTGCGCCGGGTCGCCGAGCAGGTCTGCGCGGACTTCCCGGTCCGGGCGCTGGCGGCGGTGCACCGCACCGGGCGGCTGGAGATCGGCGACGTCGCGGTGATCGTCGCGGTGTCCTGCGCGCACCGCGGCGAGGCGTTCGCGGCCTCCCGGCGGCTGATCGACGACCTCAAGCACCAGGTGCCGATCTGGAAGCACCAGGTCTTCACCGACGGCGAGGAGGAGTGGGTCGGCGCGGGCTCCTGCTGA
- a CDS encoding PPA1309 family protein, with the protein MSDSPDLTAAASGLPAATPLTRAALEIDEHAATLGWDLPARLFALVDNAQMRKANPRLASQLGLDDNPTGLTPVEQEEIPPGTELDRFLGTIAWPEGVVGCALVVERLMLPPGAESSRPKNASEKEINDWVATHPQRQEVRITAAVLRGGAKEVALRLREKDLAREVLTGPDLVPNLTDALLATFS; encoded by the coding sequence ATGTCCGACTCCCCTGACCTGACCGCCGCCGCCTCCGGCCTCCCCGCGGCCACCCCGCTGACCCGGGCCGCCCTGGAGATCGACGAGCACGCCGCGACCCTCGGCTGGGACCTCCCGGCCCGCCTGTTCGCCCTGGTCGACAACGCCCAGATGCGCAAGGCCAACCCGCGGCTCGCCTCGCAGCTCGGCCTGGACGACAACCCGACCGGCCTCACCCCGGTCGAGCAGGAGGAGATCCCCCCGGGCACCGAGCTCGACCGCTTCCTCGGCACCATCGCCTGGCCCGAGGGCGTCGTCGGCTGCGCCCTGGTCGTCGAGCGCCTGATGCTCCCGCCCGGCGCGGAGTCCTCGCGGCCGAAGAACGCCTCCGAGAAGGAGATCAACGACTGGGTGGCCACCCACCCGCAGCGCCAGGAGGTCCGGATCACCGCGGCCGTGCTGCGCGGCGGCGCCAAGGAGGTCGCCCTGCGGCTGCGCGAGAAGGACCTCGCCCGCGAGGTCCTGACCGGCCCCGACCTCGTCCCCAACCTGACGGACGCGCTGCTCGCGACCTTCTCGTAG
- a CDS encoding YlbL family protein, giving the protein MPRRSATMLAATLLLIGLLCASVLFKVPFTEMSPGPTYNTLGTQDKTGTPVITITGHETYPTSGHLNMTTVQVTGANYQPSLVSAIVGWIRDDVLVVPHDNVYPQGQTDQEAQQENAEQFASSEDSAKTAALKHLNIPVGTEIVVSSVAAGGPSEGKLHAGDQIVAVDGTAISSREQVAEQVTRHKPGESVVFTVVPHAKASATPNPADQVQVPVTTAKSADDGPERAVVGITPSVDHVYPFKIDIGLQDVGGPSAGLMFALGIVDKLTPTDLTGGKFVAGTGTIDDDGAVGPIGGIQMKLIAARDKGAEYFFTPADNCAEAVKGTPSGLTLVKVENLDGAVKALDAIRAGDAAALPGCGT; this is encoded by the coding sequence ATGCCACGCCGATCGGCGACGATGCTCGCCGCCACCCTGCTGCTGATAGGCCTGCTCTGCGCTTCGGTCCTGTTCAAGGTGCCGTTCACCGAGATGAGCCCGGGGCCGACGTACAACACCCTCGGCACGCAGGACAAGACCGGCACCCCGGTGATCACCATCACCGGGCACGAGACCTACCCGACCAGCGGCCACCTGAACATGACCACCGTCCAGGTCACCGGGGCGAACTACCAGCCCAGCCTGGTCTCGGCGATCGTCGGCTGGATCCGGGACGACGTGCTGGTCGTCCCGCACGACAACGTCTACCCGCAGGGCCAGACCGACCAGGAGGCCCAGCAGGAGAACGCCGAGCAGTTCGCGTCCTCCGAGGACAGCGCCAAGACCGCGGCGCTCAAGCACCTGAACATCCCGGTCGGCACCGAGATCGTGGTCTCCTCGGTGGCCGCGGGCGGGCCCTCCGAGGGCAAGCTGCACGCCGGCGACCAGATCGTCGCGGTGGACGGCACCGCGATCTCCAGCCGGGAGCAGGTCGCCGAGCAGGTGACCAGGCACAAGCCCGGCGAGAGCGTGGTCTTCACCGTCGTCCCGCACGCCAAGGCCAGCGCGACGCCGAACCCGGCGGACCAGGTCCAGGTGCCGGTCACCACCGCCAAGTCCGCGGACGACGGGCCCGAGCGGGCGGTCGTCGGCATCACGCCCAGCGTGGACCACGTCTACCCGTTCAAGATCGACATCGGCCTGCAGGACGTCGGCGGCCCCAGCGCCGGCCTGATGTTCGCGCTCGGCATCGTCGACAAGCTCACCCCCACCGACCTCACCGGCGGCAAGTTCGTGGCGGGCACCGGCACCATCGACGACGACGGCGCGGTCGGCCCGATCGGCGGCATCCAGATGAAGCTGATCGCGGCCCGCGACAAGGGCGCCGAGTACTTCTTCACCCCGGCGGACAACTGCGCCGAGGCGGTCAAGGGCACCCCGTCCGGGCTGACCCTGGTCAAGGTGGAGAACCTGGACGGCGCGGTCAAGGCGCTCGACGCCATCCGGGCCGGGGACGCGGCGGCGCTGCCGGGCTGCGGCACGTAG
- a CDS encoding NAD-dependent epimerase/dehydratase family protein: protein MSSPPSDVRSGLTGGEDAQTDAGPPTPAYGGKPLTVAVTGAAGVLGERVARRLVDSPHVRRVLAVDDRRGEVPGVQWRVLDVRDPAVAERLAGVDVVVHLAMDLGMESDPRTRSAYNVRGAQTVLTAAAAAGVHRVVLCTSAMVYGALPDNEVPLAEDSELRATEEASLVGDLLEIERLARRAPRAHPGLQITVLRPAVVVGPGIDTVLTRHFEAPRLLVVAGSRPCWQFCHLDDLAAALEYAALGLVEGEVTVGCDGWLEQEDVEELSGIRRMELPASLALGTAARLHRLGLTPAPAGDLAYTMYPWVVSGSRLHEAGWRPRHTNEEVLAELLSQVAGKHAVAGRRLGGKEAATSLGAAGATVALIGTAALVRRARRHRRI, encoded by the coding sequence GTGAGTTCCCCGCCTTCGGACGTTCGCTCTGGGCTGACCGGGGGCGAGGACGCGCAGACCGACGCCGGTCCGCCGACTCCAGCCTACGGCGGCAAGCCGTTGACCGTGGCCGTCACCGGCGCGGCGGGCGTGCTCGGCGAGCGTGTCGCGCGGCGGCTGGTCGACTCGCCGCACGTGCGCCGGGTGCTCGCGGTGGACGACCGGCGCGGCGAGGTGCCCGGCGTGCAGTGGCGGGTGCTGGACGTCCGCGACCCGGCGGTGGCCGAGCGGCTGGCCGGCGTGGACGTGGTGGTGCACCTGGCGATGGACCTCGGCATGGAGTCCGACCCGCGCACCCGCAGCGCCTACAACGTGCGCGGCGCGCAGACCGTGCTGACCGCCGCCGCGGCCGCCGGGGTGCACCGGGTGGTGCTGTGCACCTCCGCGATGGTCTACGGCGCGCTGCCCGACAACGAGGTCCCGCTCGCCGAGGACTCCGAGCTGCGGGCCACCGAGGAGGCCTCGCTGGTCGGCGACCTGCTGGAGATCGAGCGCCTCGCCCGGCGCGCCCCGCGCGCCCACCCCGGGCTGCAGATCACCGTGCTGCGCCCGGCCGTGGTGGTCGGCCCCGGCATCGACACCGTGCTGACCAGGCACTTCGAGGCGCCGCGGCTGCTGGTGGTGGCGGGCTCCCGCCCGTGCTGGCAGTTCTGCCACCTGGACGACCTGGCGGCGGCGCTGGAGTACGCGGCGCTCGGCCTGGTCGAGGGCGAGGTGACGGTGGGCTGCGACGGCTGGCTGGAGCAGGAGGACGTCGAGGAGCTGTCCGGGATCCGCCGGATGGAGCTGCCCGCCTCGCTGGCGCTGGGCACCGCGGCCCGGCTGCACCGGCTCGGCCTGACCCCGGCCCCGGCCGGGGACCTCGCGTACACGATGTACCCGTGGGTGGTGTCCGGCAGCCGGCTGCACGAGGCGGGCTGGCGGCCGCGGCACACCAACGAGGAGGTGCTGGCCGAGCTGCTGTCCCAGGTGGCCGGCAAGCACGCGGTGGCCGGGCGCCGGCTGGGCGGCAAGGAGGCCGCCACCAGCCTGGGCGCGGCCGGGGCGACGGTGGCGCTGATCGGCACCGCCGCGCTGGTCCGGCGGGCCCGGAGGCACCGGCGGATCTGA